One window of Lytechinus variegatus isolate NC3 chromosome 2, Lvar_3.0, whole genome shotgun sequence genomic DNA carries:
- the LOC121408602 gene encoding ataxin-2-like isoform X3: protein MNNRRSIRDRDRVVKTNSSNTGRANRGSARNSVPQNASPPTTSLKSLQGLYANQHFVHVASVAKGCTAELQVKSGKKFEGILTTVSPMGEVELRLAHPIDSSDNSVVPTPDLVTDKMLFKSASIVCINIKDVDMEYASKGADAFQTDGEISSRKQNGQVSERELEAFESDANLGDLSLGEDPLSSGSANGWSAEDMFRRNEQMGVKSSYDSNLGEYTTPLEMKDTDDYQRKVIRANQLAKKIEGSSDYMVRIGKELETTEEDRFSAVVRPMNPPQSGHSSSSSPVSASSNEGHNRYVPPALRNKQDGPSSNSSGGPPGHHHRNHQRATPPPVLPLHSAAGRNRAQSPHMHPPHQQSYQTSPHNLPSPQQRVQTPPHGHPAARNQQMPMQMQQSPQQSHMAANPRSPVSQPPLPQRLPSSGRRTAPDMGNPIIRSPVQSNVPAPASSSSIPAAAADKPSNIEKSGAGPQDVDKKASDVTQAPRIIPTMDRSPRAANDSSKKQTIENLKEFGDNFMLQDKDKAGAATAQAFSQPASPHAATATQGAATPSTPTQPPQEQQQQQQQQGKPAVPAAAAQPLQPSIPSPGGPVSEPATSAPSSSSVPPVVATTQTPITSSTVAATATSTMQTPEKVTTPTLTGDEKKDAGDVVKKSTLNPNAKEFNPLAKPFVPQRMQPQKTPTPPRPPSQPSPAPQVIPGQAYSQQLNQPILGIPLPQPVHYTPIRGVGPRKGATNLPQIRSHGGQHDIHMLPVSIAAGQPLVAPVPTMLPFTPHQAGPGGGPVSSAQPINHTQVLGHNPNVPYVYNVHQQKAMGPRLATQQNMVAAGQAGGHSQHQISQDPQQVMVFPQMIPAGISNFQHPGNIPISQQTPSQMPTPYHQFSQPQPHQNPTVQYQHQQPHQQSHQQHPHNHQHTTPPLSHTPQGQSQGSVMQQAQAAHGGRPSPSPVNQAAMHQANQQQQQQPHQQQHQQFHPQNMQAMGQQQQQNHQMMAAMVAANQQSGGNASAPHATNNHNQQQNIIQPMHPHPQPVIHQYPHTPHAVANITNVTPVHSSPHPHPKPVFLSSNQGQHGGGAQPINIHGQHGQQSILTSPVQGPYMQTQPGQLQQAQVQQFQPNN from the exons AGTCTGCAAGGTTTATATGCCAACCAACACTTTGTCCATGTGGCCAGTGTGGCAAAA GGCTGTACAGCAGAGCTTCAGGTCAAGAGTGGTAAAAAGTTTGAGGGAATCCTGACTACAGTCTCCCCGATG GGTGAAGTTGAGCTGCGCCTAGCCCATCCTATTGATTCTAGCGATAACTCAGTGGTACCAACTCCCGATTTAGTTACCGATAAAATGCTGTTCAAGTCCGCAAGCATTGTGTGCATCAACattaaagatgtcgacatggAATATGCAAGTAAAGGAG CTGATGCTTTCCAGACTGATGGGGAGATATCATCAAGGAAGCAGAATGGACAGGTTTCAGAACGGGAGCTTGAGGCATTTGAATCTGATGCTAATCTAGGAGATCTAAGTCTGGGAGAGGACCCCCTTTCATCAGGAAGT GCTAATGGCTGGAGTGCAGAAGACATGTTTAGAAGGAATGAACAAATGGGTGTCAAATCATCCTATGATAGCAACCTTGGCGAGTACAC AACTCCATTAGAAATGAAAGACACGGACGATTATCAGAGGAAGGTTATAAGGGCTAATCAACTGGCCAAGAAGATTGAGGGTTCTAGTGATTACATGGTTCGAATCGGTAAGGAATTGGAGACTACAGAAGAAGACAGGTTCAGTGCAGTAGTACGTCCAATGAACCCTCCACAGTCTGGTCATagttcttcctcttctcctgtTAGTGCTTCCAGTAATGAGGGCCATAATAG GTATGTGCCTCCAGCTTTGAGGAACAAGCAAGATGGCCCATCGTCAAACAGCAGCGGGGGACCCCCTGGTCACCATCATCGGAATCACCAACGGGCCACCCCACCTCCTGTACTGCCCCTGCACAGTGCGGCTGGCCGCAACAGGGCGCAGTCCCCCCACATGCATCCCCCACACCAGCAATCGTACCAGACGTCTCCCCACAACCTCCCCTCCCCACAGCAGAGGGTGCAAACACCTCCTCATGGACACCCAGCTGCTAGGAACCAGCAGATGCCCATGCAGATGCAGCAATCACCTCAACAATCTCATATGGCTGCTAATCCAAG GTCACCTGTGTCGCAGCCACCCCTCCCTCAAAGGTTACCCTCCAGTGGGAGACGGACTGCCCCTGACATGGGCAATCCTATCATTCGCTCACCAGTGCAATCTAATGTTCCAGCCCCAGCATCGTCGTCATCGATACCGGCCGCTGCGGCTGATAAACCATCTAATA TTGAAAAATCAGGGGCTGGTCCTCAAGATGTAGATAAGAAGGCATCAGATGTAACTCAGGCTCCCAGGATTATTCCAACCATGGACAGGAGTCCAAGGGCCGCTAATGATTCAAGTAAAA AGCAAACtatagaaaatttaaaagagtTTGGAGATAATTTCATG TTACAAGATAAGGACAAGGCGGGAGCAGCCACAGCACAAGCTTTCTCTCAACCGGCATCACCACATGCAGCAACTGCTACTCAGGGGGCCGCCACACCGAGCACACCAACCCAGCCACCTCAagaacaacagcaacaacaacaacaacaaggcAAGCCTGCTGTTCCTGCTGCTGCAGCACAACCCTTGCAACCATCAATACCATCACCAGGAGGACCAGTTAGTGAGCCGGCAACGTCTGCTCCTTCCAGTTCCTCAGTTCCTCCTGTTGTAGCAACAACACAAACACCTATCACGTCGTCAACAGTGGCTGCTACTGCAACGTCTACCATGCAGACGCCTGAAAAAGTCACAACTCCAACCTTGACGGGAGATGAGAAAAAAGATGCAGGAGATGT GGTCAAGAAGTCAACGCTAAATCCAAATGCAAAGGAATTCAACCCACTTGCCAAACCATTTGTTCCA CAGAGGATGCAACCTCAAAAGACACCTACCCCTCCACGACCACCATCTCAACCTAGTCCAGCCCCCCAGGTTATACCTGGTCAGGCCTATAGTCAGCAGCTCAATCAGCCCATCCTTGGAATACCACTTCCTCAGCCTGTACACTACACCCCGATCAGGGGAGTGGGACCAAGAAAAG GTGCCACAAACCTGCCCCAGATCAGATCGCATGGCGGTCAACACGACATTCACATGTTGCCGGTATCAATAGCTGCGGGTCAGCCCTTGGTCGCACCGGTTCCTACCATGCTACCCTTTACTCCTCACCAGGCTGGTCCTGGTGGTGGCCCCGTCTCTAGTGCTCAACCCATCAACCATACCCAGGTGTTAGGTCATAATCCCAATGTGCCCTACGTCTACAACGTCCACCAACAGAAG GCGATGGGTCCAAGGTTAGCAACCCAACAGAACATGGTAGCAGCAGGCCAAGCAGGTGGCCATAGTCAACATCAGATATCACAGGATCCACAACAGGTCATGGTCTTTCCACAGATGATTC CTGCCGGTATAAGTAATTTCCAGCACCCGGGTAACATCCCCATCTCGCAGCAGACGCCCAGTCAGATGCCTACCCCATACCATCAATTCAGCCAGCCCCAGCCCCATCAGAACCCGACGGTCCAATATCAGCACCAACAACCCCACCAGCAGTCTCATCAGCAGCACCCTCACAATCACCAGCATACCACCCCACCCCTCTCCCATACCCCTCAGGGTCAGAGTCAGGGGAGCGTGATGCAGCAGGCCCAGGCTGCCCATGGGGGTAGGCCGTCACCAAGCCCCGTCAATCAGGCTGCCATGCACCAGGCCAACCAACAG CAGCAACAGCAGCCACACCAACAGCAACATCAGCAATTCCATCCACAGAACATGCAAGCCATGGGTCAACAACAGCAACAGAACCACCAGATGATGGCTGCCATGGTTGCCGCCAACCAGCAGAGTGGTGGCAACGCCAGCGCCCCTCACGCTACCAACAACCACAACCAGCAACAGAACATCATCCAACCAATGCACCCCCACCCTCAACCGGTCATCCACCAGTACCCCCACACGCCCCATGCGGTGGCGAATATCACCAATGTTACCCCTGTGCACTCATCGCCCCACCCCCACCCCAAGCCAGTCTTCCTTTCTAGCAATCAGGGGCAGCACGGAGGAGGGGCTCAACCTATCAACATCCACGGTCAACATGGCCAACAATCTATACTAACATCACCAGTCCAAGGTCCTTACATGCAGACGCAGCCAG GTCAATTACAGCAGGCCCAAGTGCAACAATTTCAGCCTAATAATTGA
- the LOC121408602 gene encoding ataxin-2-like isoform X2 → MNNRRSIRDRDRVVKTNSSNTGRANRGSARNSVPQNASPPTTSLKSLQGLYANQHFVHVASVAKGCTAELQVKSGKKFEGILTTVSPMGEVELRLAHPIDSSDNSVVPTPDLVTDKMLFKSASIVCINIKDVDMEYASKGADAFQTDGEISSRKQNGQVSERELEAFESDANLGDLSLGEDPLSSGSANGWSAEDMFRRNEQMGVKSSYDSNLGEYTTPLEMKDTDDYQRKVIRANQLAKKIEGSSDYMVRIGKELETTEEDRFSAVVRPMNPPQSGHSSSSSPVSASSNEGHNSRYVPPALRNKQDGPSSNSSGGPPGHHHRNHQRATPPPVLPLHSAAGRNRAQSPHMHPPHQQSYQTSPHNLPSPQQRVQTPPHGHPAARNQQMPMQMQQSPQQSHMAANPRSPVSQPPLPQRLPSSGRRTAPDMGNPIIRSPVQSNVPAPASSSSIPAAAADKPSNIEKSGAGPQDVDKKASDVTQAPRIIPTMDRSPRAANDSSKKQTIENLKEFGDNFMLQDKDKAGAATAQAFSQPASPHAATATQGAATPSTPTQPPQEQQQQQQQQGKPAVPAAAAQPLQPSIPSPGGPVSEPATSAPSSSSVPPVVATTQTPITSSTVAATATSTMQTPEKVTTPTLTGDEKKDAGDVVKKSTLNPNAKEFNPLAKPFVPQRMQPQKTPTPPRPPSQPSPAPQVIPGQAYSQQLNQPILGIPLPQPVHYTPIRGVGPRKGATNLPQIRSHGGQHDIHMLPVSIAAGQPLVAPVPTMLPFTPHQAGPGGGPVSSAQPINHTQVLGHNPNVPYVYNVHQQKAMGPRLATQQNMVAAGQAGGHSQHQISQDPQQVMVFPQMIPAGISNFQHPGNIPISQQTPSQMPTPYHQFSQPQPHQNPTVQYQHQQPHQQSHQQHPHNHQHTTPPLSHTPQGQSQGSVMQQAQAAHGGRPSPSPVNQAAMHQANQQQQQPHQQQHQQFHPQNMQAMGQQQQQNHQMMAAMVAANQQSGGNASAPHATNNHNQQQNIIQPMHPHPQPVIHQYPHTPHAVANITNVTPVHSSPHPHPKPVFLSSNQGQHGGGAQPINIHGQHGQQSILTSPVQGPYMQTQPGQLQQAQVQQFQPNN, encoded by the exons AGTCTGCAAGGTTTATATGCCAACCAACACTTTGTCCATGTGGCCAGTGTGGCAAAA GGCTGTACAGCAGAGCTTCAGGTCAAGAGTGGTAAAAAGTTTGAGGGAATCCTGACTACAGTCTCCCCGATG GGTGAAGTTGAGCTGCGCCTAGCCCATCCTATTGATTCTAGCGATAACTCAGTGGTACCAACTCCCGATTTAGTTACCGATAAAATGCTGTTCAAGTCCGCAAGCATTGTGTGCATCAACattaaagatgtcgacatggAATATGCAAGTAAAGGAG CTGATGCTTTCCAGACTGATGGGGAGATATCATCAAGGAAGCAGAATGGACAGGTTTCAGAACGGGAGCTTGAGGCATTTGAATCTGATGCTAATCTAGGAGATCTAAGTCTGGGAGAGGACCCCCTTTCATCAGGAAGT GCTAATGGCTGGAGTGCAGAAGACATGTTTAGAAGGAATGAACAAATGGGTGTCAAATCATCCTATGATAGCAACCTTGGCGAGTACAC AACTCCATTAGAAATGAAAGACACGGACGATTATCAGAGGAAGGTTATAAGGGCTAATCAACTGGCCAAGAAGATTGAGGGTTCTAGTGATTACATGGTTCGAATCGGTAAGGAATTGGAGACTACAGAAGAAGACAGGTTCAGTGCAGTAGTACGTCCAATGAACCCTCCACAGTCTGGTCATagttcttcctcttctcctgtTAGTGCTTCCAGTAATGAGGGCCATAATAG CAGGTATGTGCCTCCAGCTTTGAGGAACAAGCAAGATGGCCCATCGTCAAACAGCAGCGGGGGACCCCCTGGTCACCATCATCGGAATCACCAACGGGCCACCCCACCTCCTGTACTGCCCCTGCACAGTGCGGCTGGCCGCAACAGGGCGCAGTCCCCCCACATGCATCCCCCACACCAGCAATCGTACCAGACGTCTCCCCACAACCTCCCCTCCCCACAGCAGAGGGTGCAAACACCTCCTCATGGACACCCAGCTGCTAGGAACCAGCAGATGCCCATGCAGATGCAGCAATCACCTCAACAATCTCATATGGCTGCTAATCCAAG GTCACCTGTGTCGCAGCCACCCCTCCCTCAAAGGTTACCCTCCAGTGGGAGACGGACTGCCCCTGACATGGGCAATCCTATCATTCGCTCACCAGTGCAATCTAATGTTCCAGCCCCAGCATCGTCGTCATCGATACCGGCCGCTGCGGCTGATAAACCATCTAATA TTGAAAAATCAGGGGCTGGTCCTCAAGATGTAGATAAGAAGGCATCAGATGTAACTCAGGCTCCCAGGATTATTCCAACCATGGACAGGAGTCCAAGGGCCGCTAATGATTCAAGTAAAA AGCAAACtatagaaaatttaaaagagtTTGGAGATAATTTCATG TTACAAGATAAGGACAAGGCGGGAGCAGCCACAGCACAAGCTTTCTCTCAACCGGCATCACCACATGCAGCAACTGCTACTCAGGGGGCCGCCACACCGAGCACACCAACCCAGCCACCTCAagaacaacagcaacaacaacaacaacaaggcAAGCCTGCTGTTCCTGCTGCTGCAGCACAACCCTTGCAACCATCAATACCATCACCAGGAGGACCAGTTAGTGAGCCGGCAACGTCTGCTCCTTCCAGTTCCTCAGTTCCTCCTGTTGTAGCAACAACACAAACACCTATCACGTCGTCAACAGTGGCTGCTACTGCAACGTCTACCATGCAGACGCCTGAAAAAGTCACAACTCCAACCTTGACGGGAGATGAGAAAAAAGATGCAGGAGATGT GGTCAAGAAGTCAACGCTAAATCCAAATGCAAAGGAATTCAACCCACTTGCCAAACCATTTGTTCCA CAGAGGATGCAACCTCAAAAGACACCTACCCCTCCACGACCACCATCTCAACCTAGTCCAGCCCCCCAGGTTATACCTGGTCAGGCCTATAGTCAGCAGCTCAATCAGCCCATCCTTGGAATACCACTTCCTCAGCCTGTACACTACACCCCGATCAGGGGAGTGGGACCAAGAAAAG GTGCCACAAACCTGCCCCAGATCAGATCGCATGGCGGTCAACACGACATTCACATGTTGCCGGTATCAATAGCTGCGGGTCAGCCCTTGGTCGCACCGGTTCCTACCATGCTACCCTTTACTCCTCACCAGGCTGGTCCTGGTGGTGGCCCCGTCTCTAGTGCTCAACCCATCAACCATACCCAGGTGTTAGGTCATAATCCCAATGTGCCCTACGTCTACAACGTCCACCAACAGAAG GCGATGGGTCCAAGGTTAGCAACCCAACAGAACATGGTAGCAGCAGGCCAAGCAGGTGGCCATAGTCAACATCAGATATCACAGGATCCACAACAGGTCATGGTCTTTCCACAGATGATTC CTGCCGGTATAAGTAATTTCCAGCACCCGGGTAACATCCCCATCTCGCAGCAGACGCCCAGTCAGATGCCTACCCCATACCATCAATTCAGCCAGCCCCAGCCCCATCAGAACCCGACGGTCCAATATCAGCACCAACAACCCCACCAGCAGTCTCATCAGCAGCACCCTCACAATCACCAGCATACCACCCCACCCCTCTCCCATACCCCTCAGGGTCAGAGTCAGGGGAGCGTGATGCAGCAGGCCCAGGCTGCCCATGGGGGTAGGCCGTCACCAAGCCCCGTCAATCAGGCTGCCATGCACCAGGCCAACCAACAG CAACAGCAGCCACACCAACAGCAACATCAGCAATTCCATCCACAGAACATGCAAGCCATGGGTCAACAACAGCAACAGAACCACCAGATGATGGCTGCCATGGTTGCCGCCAACCAGCAGAGTGGTGGCAACGCCAGCGCCCCTCACGCTACCAACAACCACAACCAGCAACAGAACATCATCCAACCAATGCACCCCCACCCTCAACCGGTCATCCACCAGTACCCCCACACGCCCCATGCGGTGGCGAATATCACCAATGTTACCCCTGTGCACTCATCGCCCCACCCCCACCCCAAGCCAGTCTTCCTTTCTAGCAATCAGGGGCAGCACGGAGGAGGGGCTCAACCTATCAACATCCACGGTCAACATGGCCAACAATCTATACTAACATCACCAGTCCAAGGTCCTTACATGCAGACGCAGCCAG GTCAATTACAGCAGGCCCAAGTGCAACAATTTCAGCCTAATAATTGA
- the LOC121408602 gene encoding ataxin-2-like isoform X1: MNNRRSIRDRDRVVKTNSSNTGRANRGSARNSVPQNASPPTTSLKSLQGLYANQHFVHVASVAKGCTAELQVKSGKKFEGILTTVSPMGEVELRLAHPIDSSDNSVVPTPDLVTDKMLFKSASIVCINIKDVDMEYASKGADAFQTDGEISSRKQNGQVSERELEAFESDANLGDLSLGEDPLSSGSANGWSAEDMFRRNEQMGVKSSYDSNLGEYTTPLEMKDTDDYQRKVIRANQLAKKIEGSSDYMVRIGKELETTEEDRFSAVVRPMNPPQSGHSSSSSPVSASSNEGHNSRYVPPALRNKQDGPSSNSSGGPPGHHHRNHQRATPPPVLPLHSAAGRNRAQSPHMHPPHQQSYQTSPHNLPSPQQRVQTPPHGHPAARNQQMPMQMQQSPQQSHMAANPRSPVSQPPLPQRLPSSGRRTAPDMGNPIIRSPVQSNVPAPASSSSIPAAAADKPSNIEKSGAGPQDVDKKASDVTQAPRIIPTMDRSPRAANDSSKKQTIENLKEFGDNFMLQDKDKAGAATAQAFSQPASPHAATATQGAATPSTPTQPPQEQQQQQQQQGKPAVPAAAAQPLQPSIPSPGGPVSEPATSAPSSSSVPPVVATTQTPITSSTVAATATSTMQTPEKVTTPTLTGDEKKDAGDVVKKSTLNPNAKEFNPLAKPFVPQRMQPQKTPTPPRPPSQPSPAPQVIPGQAYSQQLNQPILGIPLPQPVHYTPIRGVGPRKGATNLPQIRSHGGQHDIHMLPVSIAAGQPLVAPVPTMLPFTPHQAGPGGGPVSSAQPINHTQVLGHNPNVPYVYNVHQQKAMGPRLATQQNMVAAGQAGGHSQHQISQDPQQVMVFPQMIPAGISNFQHPGNIPISQQTPSQMPTPYHQFSQPQPHQNPTVQYQHQQPHQQSHQQHPHNHQHTTPPLSHTPQGQSQGSVMQQAQAAHGGRPSPSPVNQAAMHQANQQQQQQPHQQQHQQFHPQNMQAMGQQQQQNHQMMAAMVAANQQSGGNASAPHATNNHNQQQNIIQPMHPHPQPVIHQYPHTPHAVANITNVTPVHSSPHPHPKPVFLSSNQGQHGGGAQPINIHGQHGQQSILTSPVQGPYMQTQPGQLQQAQVQQFQPNN; the protein is encoded by the exons AGTCTGCAAGGTTTATATGCCAACCAACACTTTGTCCATGTGGCCAGTGTGGCAAAA GGCTGTACAGCAGAGCTTCAGGTCAAGAGTGGTAAAAAGTTTGAGGGAATCCTGACTACAGTCTCCCCGATG GGTGAAGTTGAGCTGCGCCTAGCCCATCCTATTGATTCTAGCGATAACTCAGTGGTACCAACTCCCGATTTAGTTACCGATAAAATGCTGTTCAAGTCCGCAAGCATTGTGTGCATCAACattaaagatgtcgacatggAATATGCAAGTAAAGGAG CTGATGCTTTCCAGACTGATGGGGAGATATCATCAAGGAAGCAGAATGGACAGGTTTCAGAACGGGAGCTTGAGGCATTTGAATCTGATGCTAATCTAGGAGATCTAAGTCTGGGAGAGGACCCCCTTTCATCAGGAAGT GCTAATGGCTGGAGTGCAGAAGACATGTTTAGAAGGAATGAACAAATGGGTGTCAAATCATCCTATGATAGCAACCTTGGCGAGTACAC AACTCCATTAGAAATGAAAGACACGGACGATTATCAGAGGAAGGTTATAAGGGCTAATCAACTGGCCAAGAAGATTGAGGGTTCTAGTGATTACATGGTTCGAATCGGTAAGGAATTGGAGACTACAGAAGAAGACAGGTTCAGTGCAGTAGTACGTCCAATGAACCCTCCACAGTCTGGTCATagttcttcctcttctcctgtTAGTGCTTCCAGTAATGAGGGCCATAATAG CAGGTATGTGCCTCCAGCTTTGAGGAACAAGCAAGATGGCCCATCGTCAAACAGCAGCGGGGGACCCCCTGGTCACCATCATCGGAATCACCAACGGGCCACCCCACCTCCTGTACTGCCCCTGCACAGTGCGGCTGGCCGCAACAGGGCGCAGTCCCCCCACATGCATCCCCCACACCAGCAATCGTACCAGACGTCTCCCCACAACCTCCCCTCCCCACAGCAGAGGGTGCAAACACCTCCTCATGGACACCCAGCTGCTAGGAACCAGCAGATGCCCATGCAGATGCAGCAATCACCTCAACAATCTCATATGGCTGCTAATCCAAG GTCACCTGTGTCGCAGCCACCCCTCCCTCAAAGGTTACCCTCCAGTGGGAGACGGACTGCCCCTGACATGGGCAATCCTATCATTCGCTCACCAGTGCAATCTAATGTTCCAGCCCCAGCATCGTCGTCATCGATACCGGCCGCTGCGGCTGATAAACCATCTAATA TTGAAAAATCAGGGGCTGGTCCTCAAGATGTAGATAAGAAGGCATCAGATGTAACTCAGGCTCCCAGGATTATTCCAACCATGGACAGGAGTCCAAGGGCCGCTAATGATTCAAGTAAAA AGCAAACtatagaaaatttaaaagagtTTGGAGATAATTTCATG TTACAAGATAAGGACAAGGCGGGAGCAGCCACAGCACAAGCTTTCTCTCAACCGGCATCACCACATGCAGCAACTGCTACTCAGGGGGCCGCCACACCGAGCACACCAACCCAGCCACCTCAagaacaacagcaacaacaacaacaacaaggcAAGCCTGCTGTTCCTGCTGCTGCAGCACAACCCTTGCAACCATCAATACCATCACCAGGAGGACCAGTTAGTGAGCCGGCAACGTCTGCTCCTTCCAGTTCCTCAGTTCCTCCTGTTGTAGCAACAACACAAACACCTATCACGTCGTCAACAGTGGCTGCTACTGCAACGTCTACCATGCAGACGCCTGAAAAAGTCACAACTCCAACCTTGACGGGAGATGAGAAAAAAGATGCAGGAGATGT GGTCAAGAAGTCAACGCTAAATCCAAATGCAAAGGAATTCAACCCACTTGCCAAACCATTTGTTCCA CAGAGGATGCAACCTCAAAAGACACCTACCCCTCCACGACCACCATCTCAACCTAGTCCAGCCCCCCAGGTTATACCTGGTCAGGCCTATAGTCAGCAGCTCAATCAGCCCATCCTTGGAATACCACTTCCTCAGCCTGTACACTACACCCCGATCAGGGGAGTGGGACCAAGAAAAG GTGCCACAAACCTGCCCCAGATCAGATCGCATGGCGGTCAACACGACATTCACATGTTGCCGGTATCAATAGCTGCGGGTCAGCCCTTGGTCGCACCGGTTCCTACCATGCTACCCTTTACTCCTCACCAGGCTGGTCCTGGTGGTGGCCCCGTCTCTAGTGCTCAACCCATCAACCATACCCAGGTGTTAGGTCATAATCCCAATGTGCCCTACGTCTACAACGTCCACCAACAGAAG GCGATGGGTCCAAGGTTAGCAACCCAACAGAACATGGTAGCAGCAGGCCAAGCAGGTGGCCATAGTCAACATCAGATATCACAGGATCCACAACAGGTCATGGTCTTTCCACAGATGATTC CTGCCGGTATAAGTAATTTCCAGCACCCGGGTAACATCCCCATCTCGCAGCAGACGCCCAGTCAGATGCCTACCCCATACCATCAATTCAGCCAGCCCCAGCCCCATCAGAACCCGACGGTCCAATATCAGCACCAACAACCCCACCAGCAGTCTCATCAGCAGCACCCTCACAATCACCAGCATACCACCCCACCCCTCTCCCATACCCCTCAGGGTCAGAGTCAGGGGAGCGTGATGCAGCAGGCCCAGGCTGCCCATGGGGGTAGGCCGTCACCAAGCCCCGTCAATCAGGCTGCCATGCACCAGGCCAACCAACAG CAGCAACAGCAGCCACACCAACAGCAACATCAGCAATTCCATCCACAGAACATGCAAGCCATGGGTCAACAACAGCAACAGAACCACCAGATGATGGCTGCCATGGTTGCCGCCAACCAGCAGAGTGGTGGCAACGCCAGCGCCCCTCACGCTACCAACAACCACAACCAGCAACAGAACATCATCCAACCAATGCACCCCCACCCTCAACCGGTCATCCACCAGTACCCCCACACGCCCCATGCGGTGGCGAATATCACCAATGTTACCCCTGTGCACTCATCGCCCCACCCCCACCCCAAGCCAGTCTTCCTTTCTAGCAATCAGGGGCAGCACGGAGGAGGGGCTCAACCTATCAACATCCACGGTCAACATGGCCAACAATCTATACTAACATCACCAGTCCAAGGTCCTTACATGCAGACGCAGCCAG GTCAATTACAGCAGGCCCAAGTGCAACAATTTCAGCCTAATAATTGA